In a genomic window of Amphiprion ocellaris isolate individual 3 ecotype Okinawa chromosome 13, ASM2253959v1, whole genome shotgun sequence:
- the slc30a9 gene encoding proton-coupled zinc antiporter SLC30A9, mitochondrial, protein MFPSLAHRPWHVFCRVSLQHRAPLSHRSPRVPQLCYGWQSGGVHSLWFSLPDCRVASLGLSKVQYYSTSGSSKDGPPKSPSNDAPTAEKIMSGATKATSASSGSTPQGLTKAETIQVKVRAVLKKREYGAKYTQNNFITAVRAMNEFCLKPSDLEQLRKIRRRSPHDDTEAFTVFLRSDVEAKALDVWGSHEALARERKLRKEVEREYQENIFRNQQLLKEYKDFWGNTKPRSGKRTTFLQGPGKVVMVAICINGLNFFFKLLAWVYTGSASMFSEAIHSLADTCNQALLALGISQSVRNPDAVHPYGFSNMRYIASLISGVGIFMMGAGLSWYHGIMGLLHPQPIESLLWAYCILAGSLVSEGATLLVAINEIKKSAHQHGLSFYEYVMQSRDPSTNVVLLEDAAAVLGVILAAGCMGLTSLTGNPYYDSLGSLGVGTLLGAVSAFLIYTNTEALLGRSIQAERVQKLTEFLENDPAVRAIHDVKATDMGLSKVRFKAEVDFDGRVVTRSYLEKQDIDQILNDIQQVKTPEELENFMLKHGENIIDTLGAEVDRLEKELKQRNPEVRHVDLEIL, encoded by the exons ATGTTCCCCAGCCTGGCCCACAGACCATGGCATGTCTTCTGCAGGGTCTCCTTGCAGCACAGGGCGCCACTGTCACATCGGTCCCCGAGGGTCCCCCAGCTCTGCTACG GTTGGCAGAGCGGAGGTGTACATAGCTTATGGTTCAGCCTTCCAGACTGCCGTGTAGCTTCTCTGGGGCTGAGCAAAGTCCAGTACTACTCTACCTCTGGCAGCAGCAAAGATGGTCCTCCAAAATCACCATCAAATGATGCTCCCACTGCAGAAAAAATCATGTCTGGTGCTACAAAAGCCACCTCAGCTTCATCAG GTTCGACACCTCAGGGCCTGACTAAAGCTGAGACGATTCAAGTAAAAG TTCGggctgtcctgaagaaaagggaaTATGGAGCCAAAtacactcagaacaactttatCACTGCAGTCAGAGCCATGAATGAGTTCTGCCTCAAACCAAG TGATTTAGAACAACTGCGGAAGATCAGGAGGCGCAGCCCACACGACGACACAGAGgctttcactgtgtttttgcGGTCAGACGTGGAGGCCAA AGCACTAGATGTATGGGGAAGCCACGAAGCTCTAGCCCGAGAGAGAAAACTCAGGAAAGAGGTGGAGAGAGAATACCAAGAGA ATATTTTTCGGAATCAGCAGCTGTTGAAGGAATACAAAGACTTTTGGGGAAACACTAAG CCACGATCAGGCAAGAGGACAACATTTCTCCAAGGGCCGGGGAAGGTGGTCATGGTTGCTATTTGCAT CAATGGGTTGAATTTCTTCTTTAAGCTCCTGGCTTGGGTCTACACTGGATCAGCTAGCATGTTCTCTGAAGCCATCCACTCTCTGGCCGACACCTGCAACCAGGCTCTGCTCGCTCTGGGAATCAGCCAGTCGGTCCGCAACCCCGACGCTGTGCACCC gtACGGCTTTTCCAACATGCGCTACATTGCCTCTCTCATCAGCGGGGTGGGCATTTTTATGATGGGAGCGGGCCTCTCTTGGTACCATGGCATTATGGGATTGCTTCACCCGCAGCCGATTGAATCTTTGTTGTGG GCTTACTGTATTTTAGCAGGCTCTCTGGTATCTGAAGGAG cCACGTTACTAGTTGCCATCAATGAGATAAAGAAGAGCGCCCATCAGCATGGACTGTCTTTTTATGAATATG TAATGCAGAGTCGGGACCCCAGTACTAAcgtggtgctgctggaggatgctgctgctgtattaGGAGTCATCCTGGCTGCTGGCTGCATGGGACTCACCTCACTCACAG GTAACCCGTACTACGACAGTTTGGGCTCTCTTGGCGTGGGCACGTTGCTGGGCGCCGTCTCAGCCTTCCTCATCTACACGAACACGGAGGCCCTGCTGGGACGTTCCATACAGGCCGAACGCGTGCAGAAGCTCACAGAGTTTCTGGAGAACGACCCCGCTGTGAG GGCCATCCATGATGTGAAGGCCACTGATATGGGACTGAGTAAAGTGCGCTTCAAGGCTGAAGTTGACTTTGATGGCCGAGTCGTGACGCGGTCTTATctggaaaaacaagacattgaCCAAATCCTAAAT gacaTTCAGCAGGTAAAAACCCCTGAGGAGCTGGAGAACTTCATGCTGAAACACGGGGAGAACATCATCGACACCCTGGGGGCCGAGGTGGACCGCTTAGAGAAAGAACTCAAG CAACGTAACCCGGAGGTCCGTCATGTAGACTTGGAGATCCTATAA